In Musa acuminata AAA Group cultivar baxijiao chromosome BXJ2-3, Cavendish_Baxijiao_AAA, whole genome shotgun sequence, the following proteins share a genomic window:
- the LOC135607270 gene encoding uncharacterized protein LOC135607270 isoform X2 — MVEGQVEPSIDASSSPPSVDAPAPAATSARSPQLLLRPRREPFEHGLLPIPKLIFSDGTQTLAALADKLLHRSISSPHRVDVPALADAFQISLDHARLALDTLASVLPFEPDLDGFADVHDIVLFLYVQSYKRLVPRPHKDSAAIADVWPSTSAFDGYLSALSPLQLVRSNSRRFMPSQVDEEAHQLSYLQKHMANIITLLAEPAEGEGDESLVLTVERFEHLGFLLHFSEGIPLTQAAPFFANSDPDMPAVPVSAAQVHDWVVQNIVVSLEHNAEKVLAKDNNMHNAADLDVPMTDICSSHTRVQSSSPPGTSVPANSTYVTSVTFVEGISKASVVKQPCDIKGPSLKVLNCHDSVIYILAPLSYATIYGCSDATVVLGAIGKAVKVEHCERVQVIAAAKRICIANCRECLFCLGVNQQPLIVGDNHKLQIPNWFGADSPQSTKYNPFPLPEIYRASQKKKHSNLTDVQEAIRDVQLDENRKRELASALHVHFRDWLYASGNIRQLYCLQSD, encoded by the exons ATGGTCGAAGGCCAAGTCGAGCCCTCCATCGAcgcctcttcctctcctccctccGTCGACGCACCCGCCCCGGCTGCCACCTCTGCCCGCTCCCCCCAGCTCCTCCTCCGCCCCCGGCGCGAGCCTTTCGAGCACGGTCTCCTCCCCATTCCCAAGCTCATTTTCTCCGACGGAACCCAAACCCTAGCCGCCCTCGCTGACAAGCTCCTCCACAGATCCATCAGCTCCCCGCACCGCGTCGACGTCCCCGCCCTCGCCGACGCCTTCCAGATCTCTCTCGACCACGCTCGCCTTGCCCTCGATACCCTTGCATCCGTCCTCCCTTTCGAACCCGATCTGGACGGCTTCGCCGACGTCCATGATATTGTCTTATTTCTCTACGTCCAGTCCTACAAGCGGCTGGTCCCCCGTCCGCACAAGGACTCGGCTGCCATCGCCGATGTCTGGCCCTCCACATCGGCCTTTGACGGCTATTTGTCCGCCCTCTCGCCACTTCAG CTTGTACGCAGTAATAGTCGTCGATTTATGCCTTCACAAGTGGATGAAGAAGCTCATCAGTTATCATACTTACAGAAGCATATGGCCAATATTATTACCCTATTGGCGGAGCCTGCTGAAGGGGAGGGTGATGAATCTCTG GTTTTGACAGTGGAAAGATTTGAACACCTTGGTTTCCTTCTCCATTTTTCTGAAGGAATTCCATTGACCCAAGCAGCTCCTTTTTTTGCTAATTCAGATCCAGACATGCCTGCTGTTCCTGTTTCTGCAGCTCAAGTCCATGACTGGGTCGTGCAAAACATAGTCGTTTCATTGGAACATAATGCTGAGAAGGTATTAGCAAAGGACAACAATATGCATAATGCTGCAGACTTGGATGTGCCAATGACTGATATCTGCTCAAGTCATACAAGGGTCCAAAGCAGCTCACCTCCTGGGACCTCTGTGCCTGCTAATTCAACATACGTGACAAGTGTAACTTTTGTGGAGGGTATATCAAAAGCTTCGGTGGTCAAGCAGCCATGTGATATTAAGGGGCCTTCTCTAAAG GTGTTAAACTGCCATGATTCAGTGATATACATCTTAGCACCTTTGAGCTATGCTACAATTTATGGATGTTCAGATGCGACTGTTGTTCTTGGTGCCATTGGTAAG gcTGTTAAAGTGGAGCACTGTGAGAGGGTACAGGTTATTGCAGCTGCAAAACGCATTTGTATTGCAAATTGTCGTGAATGTCTGTTTTGCTTAGGGGTTAATCAACAACCTCTTATCGTTGGAGATAATCATAAATTGCAA ATTCCTAACTGGTTTGGAGCTGACTCACCGCAGTCCACAAAATATAACCCATTTCCGTTGCCTGAAATTTATAGAGCATCCCAGAAAAAGAAG CACTCAAATCTGACTGATGTTCAAGAAGCTATCAGGGATGTGCAACTTGATGAGAACCGAAAGCGAGAATTAGCATCGGCCCTTCATGTACATTTTAGAGATTGGTTATACG CTTCGGGGAACATTCGCCAGCTATATTGTCTACAATCTGATTGA
- the LOC103977940 gene encoding G-type lectin S-receptor-like serine/threonine-protein kinase LECRK3 has translation MASPPSPYLLPSLILTRTFLLVLLLTQTISSAQSYSNITQGTTLTAGSSTGSWLSPSGDFAFGFYPTDAQASLFLVAIWFESTSPKAVVWSANRDAPVRSGSTLQLTSDGRLSLKDDGGNEVWSAGPANASTAAVLDSGNVVLTGSGGNAVAPPSDGILWQSFDLPTDTLLPGQVLGLGSDLRSQLTDSDFSDGRFELAAQTSGELQLLPLAIPSGNQYDPYWSIDTTDSGFQLVYNESGSIYFALTNGTLLNVTMASVYSTEDFFQRTRLDPDGVFRQYIYPKSGRATGSWSRKWNAVAKVPADICKDLQSDGAGSGTCGFNSYCRSGGDQSEVNCLCPPGYSFIDPERKYKGCDQDFPPICKQYDPAQFNLIPINNADWPFSDYEHYTNVNEDQCRQYCLEDCLCAVAIFWDRKECWKKKLPLSNGKLGSYIDRTALIKVSKTNYTSLLPPSGPVISVVKKERKTLIQIGAVLLGCSGFFNVIFIALIIAKIFGSPRGRSPTFQPQTSMSEFNIRVFSYKELEEATDGFKEELGRGAFGSVYKGVLSSYISTNIAVKKLDRLLRENEKEFINEVRSIGQTHHKNLVRLIGYCNEGTHRLLVYEYMRNGSLIGFLFGNTKLHWQQRVQIIFGIARGLLYLHDECSTPIIHCDIKPQNVLLDDNFVARISDFGLAKLLRADQTRTNTGIRGTRGYVAPEWFKSMAITKKVDVYSFGVMMLEIICCRKNLETEIGEEEEPVLIYWAYDCYKDGMADLLVQHDNDALADMEEVERFVKIAFWCIQEDPSLRPSMQKVTQMLEGAVEVSLPPDPSPFLTTN, from the coding sequence ATGGCGTCGCCCCCTTCTCCCTATCTCTTGCCTTCGCTCATCCTCACTCGCACTTTCCTCCTCGTCTTGCTACTAACCCAGACCATCTCCTCCGCCCAGAGCTACTCCAACATCACGCAGGGCACCACCCTCACGGCTGGCTCATCGACCGGCTCCTGGCTCTCTCCATCCGGCGACTTCGCCTTCGGATTCTACCCCACCGACGCCCAAGCCTCCCTCTTCCTCGTCGCCATCTGGTTCGAGTCCACCTCCCCCAAAGCCGTCGTCTGGTCCGCCAACCGCGACGCTCCTGTCCGATCAGGCTCCACCCTGCAGCTGACCAGCGACGGCCGCCTCTCCCTAAAGGACGACGGCGGAAACGAAGTGTGGAGCGCGGGCCCTGCCAacgcctccaccgccgccgtcCTCGACTCCGGCAACGTCGTCCTCACTGGTTCCGGCGGCAACGCCGTCGCCCCTCCTTCCGACGGCATCTTGTGGCAGAGCTTCGATCTTCCTACGGACACGCTCCTGCCGGGTCAAGTCTTGGGACTGGGCTCCGACCTTCGTTCCCAGCTCACCGACTCCGACTTCTCAGATGGCCGATTCGAGCTCGCGGCGCAAACGAGCGGCGAACTCCAGCTCCTACCGCTGGCCATCCCCTCTGGAAACCAATACGATCCATACTGGTCCATCGACACGACCGATTCCGGCTTTCAGCTCGTCTACAACGAATCCGGCAGCATATACTTCGCTCTCACGAATGGTACTCTGCTCAACGTAACTATGGCTTCTGTCTATTCCACCGAAGATTTCTTCCAACGCACGAGGCTGGATCCCGACGGCGTCTTCCGCCAGTACATCTACCCCAAGAGCGGCAGGGCGACCGGATCCTGGAGTAGGAAATGGAATGCGGTGGCCAAAGTGCCGGCGGACATCTGCAAAGATCTTCAATCCGACGGCGCTGGTAGCGGCACCTGTGGCTTTAACAGCTACTGCAGATCCGGCGGAGATCAGAGCGAGGTAAACTGCTTGTGCCCACCAGGGTACTCCTTCATCGACCCGGAGCGGAAGTACAAAGGTTGCGACCAGGACTTCCCACCCATCTGCAAACAATACGATCCTGCTCAGTTCAACCTGATCCCCATAAACAACGCCGACTGGCCCTTCTCGGATTACGAGCACTACACGAACGTGAACGAAGACCAGTGCAGACAGTACTGTTTGGAGGATTGCCTCTGCGCGGTTGCCATCTTCTGGGACAGAAAGGAATGCTGGAAGAAGAAGCTGCCGCTGTCGAATGGAAAGCTGGGTAGCTATATCGACAGGACGGCACTGATAAAAGTGTCGAAAACTAATTATACTTCCCTGTTGCCGCCATCGGGTCCAGTTATATCTGTGgtgaagaaggaaaggaagactTTGATTCAGATTGGAGCAGTGCTTCTGGGGTGCTCTGGGTTTTTTAATGTGATCTTCATCGCGTTGATCATTGCAAAGATCTTTGGCTCCCCTAGGGGGAGGAGTCCGACGTTTCAGCCGCAGACCAGCATGTCCGAATTTAATATCAGAGTCTTTAGTTACAAGGAGCTTGAAGAAGCAACCGAtggattcaaagaagaactgggaAGAGGGGCCTTCGGTTCAGTTTATAAAGGTGTGTTGTCATCCTACATTAGCACTAATATTGCGGTGAAGAAGTTAGATAGGCTGCTTCGCGAGAACGAGAAGGAGTTCATAAATGAGGTGAGATCTATTGGGCAGACTCATCACAAGAATCTGGTCAGATTGATTGGATACTGCAACGAAGGGACGCACAGACttctggtgtacgagtacatgcgAAACGGGTCGTTGATTGGCTTCTTGTTCGGCAATACAAAGCTGCATTGGCAGCAGAGGGTCCAAATCATATTTGGAATCGCAAGAGGATTGCTTTACTTGCACGACGAGTGCAGCACTCCGATCATCCACTGTGACATCAAACCTCAGAATGTACTCCTGGATGACAATTTTGTGGCTAGGATTTCGGATTTCGGGTTAGCGAAGCTGCTGAGGGCTGACCAGACTCGAACCAATACCGGCATAAGGGGAACCAGAGGGTACGTAGCACCAGAGTGGTTCAAGAGCATGGCGATCACGAAGAAGGTGGATGTGTACAGCTTTGGTGTGATGATGCTGGAGATCATATGCTGCAGGAAGAACTTGGAAACAGAGATCGGGGAAGAGGAGGAACCGGTGCTCATTTACTGGGCTTACGATTGTTACAAGGATGGGATGGCGGATCTTTTGGTGCAGCATGACAATGACGCACTCGCCGATATGGAGGAGGTGGAGAGGTTTGTGAAAATAGCGTTTTGGTGCATCCAAGAGGATCCGTCGCTCAGGCCTTCGATGCAGAAGGTGACTCAGATGCTGGAAGGAGCAGTTGAAGTTTCTCTGCCACCCGATCCTTCCCCATTCCTGACCACAAATTAG
- the LOC103977941 gene encoding linoleate 13S-lipoxygenase 2-1, chloroplastic, with product MTNMLKQGLRAPTHAPSLFLSHKPLLSGHGASCVPMVSSSSARRGRASRRRRQICCSAAAEESTPAVVAAAKRPVTVNAVLTVLPTVGGAFAHIGITRGLDDIGDLLGKSLHLELVSAELDPATGLEKKTIAAFAHKASHGVETAKYEASFSVPPSFGEIGAVFVRNEHHKEMYLSDIVLSSADDSIAANISCKSWLHSKFDNPEDRVFFTNKSYLPSQTPTGLQKLREKELGILRGNGTGQRKKFERIYDYDTYNDLGNPDKNPSTARPVLGGSEALPYPRRCRSGRPRSKKDPQSEQKGDVYVPRDENFSEVKQVTFSAKTLRSVLHALVPSLQTVLVDAKLGFPYFTAIDSLFDEGVPLPKQDAFHVFRTVVPRLVKAVTQGAHSILQFEVPEMFERDKFSWFRDEEFGRQTLAGLNPLSIQLVTEFPLVSKLDPNIYGPPESLITEELIEREIKGIMTVKEALEKKKLFILDYHDLFLPYVHKIRELEDTTMYASRTVFFLTPADTLRPLAIELTRPASPTKPQWKQVFSPCWDATGAWLWKLAKAHALAHDSGYHQLVSHWLRTHCCVEPYIIAANRQLSQMHPIYRLLHPHFRYTMEINALARGYLINADGIIEQTFSPGKYSLELCSVAYGKLWRFDTEGLPADLIRRGMAVEDPAAEHGLKLTIEDYPYAQDGLLIWSAIKQWVTDYVNYYYPDASHVKEDSELQEWWTEVRTKGHADKKDEPWWPVLNTQEDLIHVLTTIIWVGSGHHAAVNFGQYHYAGYFPNRPTIARTNMPVEDYNDEQLAKFWAKPEIALLHCYPSQIQATIVMAILDVLSTHAPDEEYLGRDPEASWAQNPVIYAAFERFSGKLKEIEGIIDGRNANPEFKNRCGAGIVPYQLLKPYSEAGVTGMGVPNSISI from the exons ATGACTAATATGCTGAAGCAAGGGTTACGAGCTCCGACCCACGCCCCCTCCCTCTTCCTCTCCCATAAGCCCTTGCTCTCTGGCCATGGCGCCTCGTGCGTGCCCATGGTGTCGTCGTCGTCGGCTCGACGCGGGAGGGCGTCGAGGCGTCGACGGCAGATCTGTTGCTCCGCCGCCGCCGAGGAGTCCACTCCGGCTGTGGTGGCGGCCGCGAAGAGGCCGGTCACCGTCAACGCCGTCTTGACGGTGCTGCCGACCGTGGGAGGAGCCTTCGCCCACATCGGCATAACGCGGGGGCTCGACGACATCGGCGATTTGCTTGGCAAATCCCTCCACCTTGAGCTCGTCAGCGCCGAACTCGACCCGG CAACGGGACTGGAGAAGAAGACGATTGCGGCGTTCGCTCACAAGGCCAGCCACGGCGTTGAAACTGCCAAGTACGAAGCCAGCTTCAGCGTCCCACCGAGCTTCGGAGAAATCGGTGCTGTGTTTGTGAGGAATGAGCACCACAAGGAGATGTATCTCAGTGATATCGTCCTCTCCTCAGCGGATGACTCCATTGCTGCAAACATCAGCTGCAAGTCATGGTTGCACTCCAAGTTTGACAACCCTGAGGATAGGGTTTTCTTTACCAacaag TCCTACTTGCCGTCTCAGACCCCGACCGGGCTTCAGAAGCTGAGGGAGAAGGAGCTGGGGATACTGCGAGGGAATGGCACCGGGCAGCGCAAGAAGTTTGAGCGGATCTACGACTACGACACGTACAACGATCTCGGCAACCCCGACAAGAACCCGAGCACGGCCAGGCCGGTCCTCGGCGGAAGCGAGGCGTTACCCTATCCTCGCCGCTGCCGAAGTGGACGTCCCAGGAGCAAGAAAG ATCCTCAATCGGAGCAGAAGGGAGATGTATACGTTCCCAGGGACGAGAACTTCTCGGAGGTGAAGCAGGTGACGTTCTCGGCGAAGACGCTCCGCTCGGTGCTCCACGCTCTGGTGCCCTCGCTGCAGACGGTGCTGGTGGATGCCAAGCTGGGCTTCCCCTACTTCACCGCCATCGACTCGCTGTTCGACGAGGGGGTGCCGCTGCCGAAGCAGGACGCGTTCCACGTCTTCCGCACCGTCGTGCCGAGGCTCGTCAAGGCCGTCACGCAGGGCGCCCATAGCATCCTGCAGTTCGAGGTCCCAGAAATGTTCGAGA GGGACAAGTTTTCATGGTTTAGAGATGAAGAATTTGGTCGGCAGACACTGGCAGGCCTCAACCCTTTGAGTATTCAGCTAGTCACG GAATTCCCTTTGGTTAGCAAACTCGATCCAAACATTTATGGTCCGCCCGAGTCTCTGATCACCGAGGAACTTATCGAGCGAGAAATAAAGGGAATTATGACTGTGAAAGAG GCGCTGGAGAAGAAGAAGCTGTTCATTCTGGACTACCATGATCTGTTTCTGCCGTACGTGCATAAGATTAGAGAGCTGGAAGACACCACGATGTATGCGTCCCGCACAGTCTTCTTCCTCACGCCGGCCGACACACTGAGGCCTCTCGCCATCGAGCTCACTCGGCCGGCTTCCCCGACCAAGCCTCAGTGGAAGCAAGTCTTCAGCCCTTGTTGGGACGCCACTGGAGCCTGGCTTTGGAAGCTTGCAAAAGCCCATGCCTTGGCACATGACTCGGGCTATCATCAACTTGTCTCCCACTG GCTGCGAACTCACTGTTGCGTGGAGCCGTACATCATCGCAGCCAACCGGCAACTCAGTCAGATGCATCCGATCTACCGATTGCTGCACCCTCATTTCCGATACACGATGGAGATCAACGCGCTGGCCCGCGGCTACCTCATCAATGCAGACGGCATCATCGAGCAAACCTTCTCCCCGGGCAAATACTCCTTGGAGCTCTGCTCGGTGGCCTATGGCAAGCTTTGGAGGTTCGACACGGAGGGCTTACCAGCTGACCTGATCCGGAG GGGAATGGCAGTGGAGGACCCAGCGGCGGAGCATGGATTGAAGCTGACGATAGAAGACTACCCGTATGCGCAGGATGGTCTCCTGATCTGGTCAGCCATCAAGCAGTGGGTGACCGACTACGTCAACTACTACTACCCAGATGCCAGCCATGTCAAGGAGGACTCCGAGCTCCAAGAATGGTGGACGGAGGTCCGAACCAAGGGGCACGCCGACAAGAAGGACGAGCCATGGTGGCCGGTGCTGAACACACAGGAGGACCTGATCCACGTCCTGACCACCATCATCTGGGTGGGCTCCGGCCACCACGCCGCCGTCAACTTCGGACAGTACCACTACGCCGGCTACTTCCCTAACCGTCCCACCATCGCGCGCACCAATATGCCGGTCGAGGACTACAACGACGAGCAGCTCGCCAAGTTCTGGGCCAAGCCGGAGATCGCCCTGCTCCACTGCTACCCCTCGCAGATCCAAGCCACGATCGTGATGGCCATCCTCGACGTGCTGTCGACGCACGCGCCCGACGAGGAGTACCTGGGCCGCGACCCGGAGGCGTCGTGGGCGCAGAACCCGGTGATCTACGCCGCGTTCGAGCGGTTCAGCGGGAAGCTGAAGGAGATCGAAGGCATCATCGACGGCAGAAACGCTAACCCTGAGTTCAAGAACAGATGCGGCGCCGGCATCGTCCCGTATCAGCTCCTGAAGCCGTACTCCGAAGCTGGCGTCACAGGAATGGGTGTCCCGAACAGCATCTCTATATGA
- the LOC135607269 gene encoding uncharacterized protein LOC135607269, whose product MAAEVGAMNQGSLKGKVVMVTGASSGIGREICLDLAAAGCKIVAAARRVDRLKSLGDEINGSSNTVQAVAVELDVSRKSPAIEAAVHDAWNAFGRIDALVNNAGVRGGVYSAVDWSEEEWHRIMTTNLTGQWLVSKHVCIRMRDAKQKGAVINISSIAGTARGQLPGSLAYTASKTGVNSITWVMALEMGRYGIRTNSVCPGILKSEITERLMEKEWISKVARRTVPLGTFGTANPSVTSLIRYLVDDASEYVNGNVFIVDAGATLPGVPLFSSL is encoded by the exons ATGGCGGCAGAGGTGGGAGCGATGAATCAGGGGAGCTTGAAGGGCAAGGTGGTGATGGTCACCGGCGCCTCCTCCGGCATCGGCCGGGAGATATGCCTCGACCTCGCCGCCGCCGGGTGCAAGATCGTTGCCGCCGCGCGGAGGGTCGATCGCCTCAAATCCCTCGGCGACGAGATCAACGGCTCCTCCAACACTGTCCAAGCCGTCGCCGTGGAGCTCGACGTCAGCCGCAAGAGCCCCGCGATCGAGGCCGCCGTGCACGACGCGTGGAACGCCTTCGGCCGCATCGACGCGTTGGTGAACAACGCCGGAGTCAGAG GTGGCGTGTACTCGGCGGTGGACTGGTCCGAGGAAGAGTGGCACAGGATCATGACCACCAACCTAACCGGGCAGTGGCTGGTGTCGAAGCACGTGTGCATACGCATGCGAGATGCGAAGCAGAAGGGCGCGGTGATCAACATCTCATCCATCGCCGGCACTGCACGCGGCCAGCTGCCCGGATCGCTCGCCTACACTGCATCCAAAACAGGCGTGAACTCCATCACGTGG GTTATGGCGTTGGAGATGGGACGATACGGGATAAGAACGAACTCGGTGTGTCCTGGGATCCTCAAGTCGGAGATAACGGAGCGTCTCATGGAGAAGGAATGGATCAGTAAAGTGGCGAGGAGGACAGTACCTTTGGGGACGTTTGGCACGGCGAATCCTTCCGTCACCTCGCTCATCCGCTATCTGGTCGATGATGCGTCGGAGTACGTGAATGGGAATGTGTTCATCGTTGATGCAGGTGCCACGCTCCCGGGGGTCCCCCTCTTCTCTTCCCTGTAA
- the LOC135606667 gene encoding uncharacterized protein LOC135606667, with product MARQYSVKPLQSFYGLGAESPCPSSTSFKIRSLLKVYLLRHISHAKSMVAELLKKKKKKKAIDSNRDFKLRKTKKKLFGFFKLHRSWSSSCVTPMPPRLPISEFDDSTVIFTEDSAGEAEPPLGGCLDWLEDESEASGGDTGEGSEIDRLAERFIARCHEKFRLEKQESYRRYQEMLARSI from the coding sequence ATGGCCAGGCAATACAGTGTAAAGCCCCTGCAGTCTTTCTATGGCTTGGGAGCGGAATCGCCATGCCCAAGCTCAACTTCCTTCAAGATCAGAAGCCTGCTCAAGGTCTACCTCCTTCGACACATCTCCCATGCCAAGTCCATGGTCGCGGAGCttcttaagaagaagaagaagaagaaggccatCGACAGCAACCGCGACTTTAAGCtgaggaagacgaagaagaagctcTTCGGCTTCTTTAAGCTGCACCGTAGCTGGTCATCCTCGTGCGTGACACCCATGCCGCCGCGGCTTCCCATCTCGGAGTTTGATGACTCGACGGTGATCTTCACCGAGGACAGCGCTGGTGAGGCGGAGCCACCACTCGGTGGGTGCCTCGACTGGCTCGAGGACGAGTCGGAGGCTTCGGGAGGGGATACAGGCGAAGGAAGCGAGATCGACCGGCTCGCGGAGAGGTTTATAGCGAGGTGCCATGAGAAGTTTAGGCTGGAGAAGCAGGAGTCGTACAGGAGGTACCAGGAGATGCTTGCAAGAAGCATATGA
- the LOC135607270 gene encoding uncharacterized protein LOC135607270 isoform X1, translating to MVEGQVEPSIDASSSPPSVDAPAPAATSARSPQLLLRPRREPFEHGLLPIPKLIFSDGTQTLAALADKLLHRSISSPHRVDVPALADAFQISLDHARLALDTLASVLPFEPDLDGFADVHDIVLFLYVQSYKRLVPRPHKDSAAIADVWPSTSAFDGYLSALSPLQLVRSNSRRFMPSQVDEEAHQLSYLQKHMANIITLLAEPAEGEGDESLVLTVERFEHLGFLLHFSEGIPLTQAAPFFANSDPDMPAVPVSAAQVHDWVVQNIVVSLEHNAEKVLAKDNNMHNAADLDVPMTDICSSHTRVQSSSPPGTSVPANSTYVTSVTFVEGISKASVVKQPCDIKGPSLKVLNCHDSVIYILAPLSYATIYGCSDATVVLGAIGKAVKVEHCERVQVIAAAKRICIANCRECLFCLGVNQQPLIVGDNHKLQVAPFNTYYSQLEDHLTQVGVDSSINRWDEPLVLGMVDPHDSLSHPAGVSDVQAESATCIDPDQFTNFLIPNWFGADSPQSTKYNPFPLPEIYRASQKKKHSNLTDVQEAIRDVQLDENRKRELASALHVHFRDWLYASGNIRQLYCLQSD from the exons ATGGTCGAAGGCCAAGTCGAGCCCTCCATCGAcgcctcttcctctcctccctccGTCGACGCACCCGCCCCGGCTGCCACCTCTGCCCGCTCCCCCCAGCTCCTCCTCCGCCCCCGGCGCGAGCCTTTCGAGCACGGTCTCCTCCCCATTCCCAAGCTCATTTTCTCCGACGGAACCCAAACCCTAGCCGCCCTCGCTGACAAGCTCCTCCACAGATCCATCAGCTCCCCGCACCGCGTCGACGTCCCCGCCCTCGCCGACGCCTTCCAGATCTCTCTCGACCACGCTCGCCTTGCCCTCGATACCCTTGCATCCGTCCTCCCTTTCGAACCCGATCTGGACGGCTTCGCCGACGTCCATGATATTGTCTTATTTCTCTACGTCCAGTCCTACAAGCGGCTGGTCCCCCGTCCGCACAAGGACTCGGCTGCCATCGCCGATGTCTGGCCCTCCACATCGGCCTTTGACGGCTATTTGTCCGCCCTCTCGCCACTTCAG CTTGTACGCAGTAATAGTCGTCGATTTATGCCTTCACAAGTGGATGAAGAAGCTCATCAGTTATCATACTTACAGAAGCATATGGCCAATATTATTACCCTATTGGCGGAGCCTGCTGAAGGGGAGGGTGATGAATCTCTG GTTTTGACAGTGGAAAGATTTGAACACCTTGGTTTCCTTCTCCATTTTTCTGAAGGAATTCCATTGACCCAAGCAGCTCCTTTTTTTGCTAATTCAGATCCAGACATGCCTGCTGTTCCTGTTTCTGCAGCTCAAGTCCATGACTGGGTCGTGCAAAACATAGTCGTTTCATTGGAACATAATGCTGAGAAGGTATTAGCAAAGGACAACAATATGCATAATGCTGCAGACTTGGATGTGCCAATGACTGATATCTGCTCAAGTCATACAAGGGTCCAAAGCAGCTCACCTCCTGGGACCTCTGTGCCTGCTAATTCAACATACGTGACAAGTGTAACTTTTGTGGAGGGTATATCAAAAGCTTCGGTGGTCAAGCAGCCATGTGATATTAAGGGGCCTTCTCTAAAG GTGTTAAACTGCCATGATTCAGTGATATACATCTTAGCACCTTTGAGCTATGCTACAATTTATGGATGTTCAGATGCGACTGTTGTTCTTGGTGCCATTGGTAAG gcTGTTAAAGTGGAGCACTGTGAGAGGGTACAGGTTATTGCAGCTGCAAAACGCATTTGTATTGCAAATTGTCGTGAATGTCTGTTTTGCTTAGGGGTTAATCAACAACCTCTTATCGTTGGAGATAATCATAAATTGCAA GTCGCACCATTTAATACCTACTATTCACAACTGGAGGATCACTTAACTCAAGTTGGTGTTGATTCGAGCATCAATAGATGGGATGAACCCTTGGTGCTGGGGATGGTTGACCCTCATGATTCTTTGTCCCACCCTGCAGGGGTCTCTGATGTTCAAGCTGAGTCTGCCACATGTATCGATCCTGATCAGTTTACTAATTTCTTG ATTCCTAACTGGTTTGGAGCTGACTCACCGCAGTCCACAAAATATAACCCATTTCCGTTGCCTGAAATTTATAGAGCATCCCAGAAAAAGAAG CACTCAAATCTGACTGATGTTCAAGAAGCTATCAGGGATGTGCAACTTGATGAGAACCGAAAGCGAGAATTAGCATCGGCCCTTCATGTACATTTTAGAGATTGGTTATACG CTTCGGGGAACATTCGCCAGCTATATTGTCTACAATCTGATTGA